The nucleotide sequence CTTCTGTCTTATCAAGCGGTAAAGCGCCAGCTATGAACTATACTCTTCCGTCCGGGAAATCTGTTACGTTCCGGTATCGGTTGCTGATCGCATCCGGCAATATGCCCGAAGCGGCTATTAATCAACGTTTAAGCGATTTTTCAAACCTGTAGCCGGTAAACAGGAAAGGGTATTGGCATATTTATTGTTTGACTTGCTCGTCAGTACGCCTTATTACTGAGAGAGTATGCCTGTTATCCATACTAGTGCATTTATTTCGATTCCCCGGTTAATAATCCTGACCTGGCTGGTAGCCACCGGATCAGGATTAGCTCAGCCCCGAGCCCTGAAGTCAGTTCTAACGGCTCGGCAGGCTGCGTTTGTGCCCAAGAATCCGCCCATAGCAGCTTTTAATGGATTACAGACGATTCAGAATGAACGGGTGAAGGTAGGGGTAGATTCCCGTTACGGCGGAGCTATCACCTATCTCTCGTTCATCGATGGGCCCAATATGGTCAACAATGTTGATCTGGGTCGACAGATTCAGATTGGTTTGTACAGCGGCCCTAATCCATACACCGAAACGGGAAAGCAGCCCGATCCAGGCTGGTATGGACTGGGCTGGAACCCCATTCAGGCGGGCGATCTCTACGGCAATGCTTCCAACGTACTGGCGTTTGAAAAGCAGGATAATCTGTTATACGTTAAAACGCAGCCGCGTCATTTTCCGCTGAACGACGTCTTGGGCGAATCTTTCATTGAGCAATGGATCCGGCTGGAAAACAACGTCGTCAAGGTGCATGCTAAGGTGACCTTTTTCCGATCCGACAAGGTGCAATACGAAGCCCGTCAGCAGGAGATGCCCTGCGTTTATCTAAACGGGCCCTACCACAATCTATACGCTTACACGGGCGGCAGTCCATACACCTATGATGGCCTGACGCAGCTTCGGCCGCCTATCCCGTTCGGCGATATTTTCCCTACCGAACCCTGGATGGCGGCTACCGACGACAGTGGATTCGGCGTTGGTTTGTTTGCGGCTAATAATTACGACTGGAAAAAAGGTTATTTCGGCAGCGATCTGGCCGGGGATGAGTTGAGCAACGACGCGTCTTACATTGCCTCAACGAACTACGTTGTTCTCGATCATAACGTCAATCACGAATGGGATTACGAACTGGTGGTTGGGCATCTCAATGAGATTCGGTCCTATATGTACGCAAAGCCGCGTCCGTTAGCCGGGCCAAACTACCGCTTCGACACCTCGCGCCAGGGCTGGCATTATTTTAACGCAACGGATTCGGGCTGGCCTATCCAGGGAAACCTGACTGTTGAACTGAAAAACAAACAGCGCGACATGATTCAGTCGCCTGCTTTTTTCTGGAAGGGAAGCAATAACCGGAAGCTATTTCTGCGGGCTGCTTTCAAGACCCAGCACGATAAGTTCCGGTTTTCCTGGCGTAAATCCGAGGATATGACCATGTACCGGCACGACGACCGCTATCTGGATTTTGCCATCATCAACGACGGCCAGTTCCATACCTACGAAATTGATTTGAGCCAGAAAGCGGGCTGGATTGACAGTAATATTGGTCAGGTTGAGTTTCGTCCTTTGCCTAATGGCCCCGATATCAACGGCTGGGTTAAGATTGAATGGCTAGCCACCAGAATGGAGGGCCCAGATACGGAAGCCATACAGCCGCCACTCGACATTCCACCGGTTTCGGCATTACCTGCGAAACCAACTGAAATGAGCTGCACGGCTTGTGTAGAGCTGAAACTACAACAGACTCGCTTTGCCCGGGGGCCGCGCAGCACGACACAGCAGGGGCGTTAGCCAACTCAAAAACTAAACGAGGCCAGGGTTGTTCTCTGGCCTCGTTTAGTTTTTGAGCTATTAATTCAAATGCACCAGCGCCGAGCGGTACACCCGACCTTCGAGCGAATCCATCCATGAGCGCAGTGTATCATTTTCATGGGAAGCGCGTTTCAGCTCAGTATCAATCTGACGCAGCAGGAAAAATAGCTGATGAACGTGAAGCCACTGCTGATGCAGACGATCCGGATCTTCTGGCACCAGCGCCTGTTTCCGAGCTTCCTGCGTCAACTGGCGCAGGCTCATTTTAAGGTGGTAACGCAGCATCATCAGGCGGCTGGCCATTGGTAATTCAGCCGGATCACGTTCCATATGCGAAATTCCTTTCGCCAGGACGTTATTACGCTGTTGAAGCTGATCGGAAACAATCATCCAGGCATGTTCGGCGCGGAGCGACTCATAGGTGATGGTTCTCATGGCGTTTAGTACAATACGGTTTGCAAACAAATATACAAATCTGACCGACTTTCCAATAGGTCGTTTCTTGGTTTTGGCAAATTTTAATTTGTTAAACGGTAGGTTTGCCAATCATTAGACAAGAATAGTCCTATTGCGTTTAATCCGGTACCGAAAAAATATTGACAGTCAGCATCTTCGATAAGTGAAATGCGCGCACCAGCTGATTCCAGATCGCCGGGTGAGTTTTCGGCAAACCACCAACCATAAAATCACGTAAATGCAGGGGAATGTCCTACCTTGGTACAGTGAAATTCAATTCTGCTATGAAGCAACTGCAACGACTTGGCCTGGTTCTGTTTATTAGCGGGTTTACCTGCTGGATAGTCATCTTGACGCTGGGCCAGTTTCGCCTAACTACCGCCATACTCGATCAGGTCGTTAAGCCTGAACACCGGGCGGTGGTGCAGACGCGAACCGCTTTCATGACCAACCGGCTGTATACCAGCAACGTAGCCTTCATTCGTGATTTTAATGGGGCCATCAGCGGCTACAACGAGGAGATGCGGGCCAAACAGGTCTGGGATAAAGTTATTTACGAAAATTATACGTTCGATGTGACGAAAGGGGCGTCGCTAGGGGTACTGACTAGCCCGCAGTCACGGCTCTGGTTCTGGCTCAGTATTGGGCTGGCAACCCTAGGCGGGCTGGTTTATGCGCTGTCAGGGCTTAAGCGGCTACCCGGCATTCGGAATAATTACCTGTATCGCCATCCAGCTACCGACCGGGGCTGGATCGGCATCAGCGTTGGGGTGTTTTTGATTGGCTTTTACATCGCCCTTTATTTTTACCCCGAGTACCTTACCAACTGGGTGCTGCTGGTTGATCCGGTTAGCCGCGCTCTAAACGCCGGGCCCGCCAGCCGCTGGTTTTTATATGGGTTCCTCTACACCATGGTCATTCTGGTGATGGGCGTTCGGATGCTGGTGAACTACCGGCATAGCCCCTATCAGCAACTCCGAACGGTATCGGTCATGTTTTTTCAGATCAGCTTTGCCTTTCTGATTCCTGAAATCATGCAGCGGCTCAATCAGCCCTATCAGGACCTAAAGAATATCTGGCCGCTCGATTACACGTTCTTTTTTGATTATAAAATAAACGAAAAACTACAGGCGGGCTCGCTCGGGATTTTCCTGCTGGTTTGGGGAATTGCGCTGGCGTTAATCGCCGTACCCGTTATGACGTATTTCTTCGGTAAGCGCTGGTACTGCTCGTGGGTATGCGGCTGCGGAGGACTGGCCGAAACGCTGGGTGACCCCTACCGCCATCTGTCTGATAAACGACTGAAAGCCTGGCAGATTGAACGAGTAGTTGTTCACAGTGTGCTGGTCTTTGCGGTCGTGATGACTGCGCTGGTCTTATACACCTATTTTACCGGTCAGAGCACCGTACTGGGCTTTCTGGATAGTTACAGCGTCCGCTCAACCTATGGATTTTATATCGGCTCCATCTTCGCGGGTGTGGTCGGAACCGGCTTTTATCCTTTAATGGGTAACCGCGTCTGGTGTCGATTCGGCTGTCCGCTGGCTGCCTATCTGGGGCTGGTGCAGCGCTTCAAATCGCGATTCCGGATTACCACCAACGGTGGGCAATGCATTTCCTGCGGCAACTGCTCAGCTTATTGTGAAATGGGAATCGACGTACGGGCCTATGCCCAGCGCGGACAGGACATTGTGCGGTCGTCGTGCGTCGGTTGCGGTATCTGTTCGGCCGTTTGTCCGCGGGGGGTGCTGAATCTGGAAGTCGGGCCGGTAGCGTCCCGGCGAATCTGACTGATAGCAACCTGCCGGCAGTAGGCAGTTCAGGAGAAACGCTTTACCTTCGTGTTGATCGCCCGCTTCACTATGGACCCGATTTATAAAGCGCTTATCGTTTGCACGAACCATACGGATTATCCTACCAAACCCCAAAAAACGGGCCTGTGGCTCAGCGAAGCAACGCATTTTTACGATGAACTGGCCGACCGTAACCTGCCCTACGACATTGCCAGTCCCAACGGCGGCCCGGTGCCTATTGACCAGAAAAGCCTGGAACGGCGCGACACGGTCAACGAGAAGTGGTACAATAACCCCACGTTCCGGCACAAACTCGAACACTCCCTACGGCTGGACGACGTAAACCCCACCGACTACCAGATTATCTATTTTACCGGCGGGCACGGGACGATGTGGGATTTTCCGGAAAACCCGAAGCTGCAGGAAATTACCCGCCGGATTTATGAAAACGGCGGCATGGTAGCAGCCGTCTGCCACGGCGTCAGTGGTTTGCTGAACGTAAAACTATCCGATGGCTCGCTGCTGATCGGTAACCGGCAGATAACGGGTTTTTCGAATATGGAAGAAAAGCTCGTCCGACTGGACGAGGAAGTGCCGTTTCTGCTGGAGGATGCGCTGCGGCAGAAAAACGCGCTGTACAGCAAGAGCCTGATTCCGTTCCTGCCGTATATTGAGGTAGACGAGCGGCTCATTACGGGTCAAAACCCTCTGTCGGCCCGCAAGGTTGGCCGAAAGGTGATGGAGGAAATGTACGAGAAATGACCCGCTACGTGCCTATTGATTGTTAGACAACCGCGTGGGGGAACACCTCGCGCAGCGGCTTCAACTCCATATCCTTCTCCGATACGATCGGGTTTTTGATGCCCCAGTCGATATCTAGGTCAGGATCATTCCAGATGATACCCGTTTCAGCAGCTTTGTTATACACGTTGGTGCATTTGTAGCTGAAAATGCTGTCTTCCAGCGCCACAAAGCCGTGCCCAAACCCTTCGGGAATATAGGCCATGTTTCCGATTTTAGCGTCCAGGAGGAAAGTTTCATATTGCCCGAACGTGGGGGAGTCTTCGCGCAGATCAACGGCAACGTCAAGTACCTGGCCGGTAATCACCCGAACCAGCTTGCCCTGGGCGAAGGGCTCGTTCTGCATATGCAGACCGCGCAGAACCCCTTTCACGGAGAAGGACTGATTGTCCTGCACGAACTCCATTGGTAAGCCCAGCGACGCAAAAAGCGGTTTGTTATATGACTCGAAGAAATAACCTCGTTCGTCTTGAAATACGCGTGGAATCAGTTCAATCAGGCCGCTAATAGACTTTTGTTGGACTTGCATAATGAATCGTCAGAATTAATACAGGCTGAACTCACGTCACAAACTTACGAAACCGAGGTTGTAGTCGTACCTTTGCCAGAACCTATTTATTGAGTGGGTTCTCTTCGCTGGCATGACCTACAACGAATTAAGCAATCAGATTTTTCAGAAACAGTCGTATTTATGCGTTGGTCTCGACACCGACCCGCGCAAATTACCCCATCATCTGCTGAGTGAACCGGACCCCGTTTTTGCCTTCAATCGGGCCATTATCGATGCCACCGCCAACCTGGCCGTAGCCTATAAACCCAACATCGCATTCTATGAAGCGCAGGGGCCGCGCGGCTGGGAAAGTCTCCAGAAAACACTCGACTATATTCCCGCCGACTGCTTTACGATTGCCGACGCCAAGCGGGGCGACATTGGCAATACGTCGGGCCTGTATGCTCGCGCCTTCTTCGACCCGACGGCCGCCGGACTGAATTTCGATTCCATCACGGTTGCCCCTTACATGGGCCATGATTCGGTCATGCCGTTCCTGGATTATGCCGGTAAGTGGGTTATTCTGCTTGCCCTGACCTCAAATCCCGGCAGTGCGGACTTTCAGCGACTGGCAACGGGCGATAAGGAGGAATTATTCGAAGCGGTGATTAAGAGGGCCCATACGTGGGCGGGGCCTGACCGGCTAATGTTTGTCGTGGGGGCCACGCAGGCCGACGAGCTGAGCCGTATCCGGGCGTTGGCACCGGACAGTTTCCTACTGGTACCGGGCGTAGGCGCACAGGGGGGGAGTCTGGCAGACGTGTCGCGCCGGGGTCTGACGGCAGCCGGAGGGCTACTGGTCAATGCATCGCGGAGTATTCTGTATGCCTCAAACGGCACCGACTTCGCCGATCGGGCTCATGACGAAGCGAAAGCCCTGCAAGCCGAAATGGCAGAATATCTGGCCGTGGGCAATCGGCAGTAAATGATTGTATATTGATAATCACCGCTGCCGACCGTCCGAAGCCCTACGATTAAAACCAGCCTGCACCGGGAATACGGAACGGCCAGGGAATGGAAGCCAGAATCAGTAAAAGTCCAAGGCCGTAGAAGATACCTACCAACCGCTGTTTCGTTACGGCGTCGGTTGCGCGCTTGGAGCGCGAGTAGCCAATTGTGATGAGCACGATGGCGATTAACATCCCCGTAATATGTTCGACGGAATAGAATCGGTAGAGTTTTTCGCTCATCATACTGAAATTAACCTTGGGACTGATGAAGTACAGAATCAGCCCAAGTACTAGTTGCGTGTGAACTGCGATGAGGGTAAACAAATACAGCTTGCGATTGCCATCGGTGTAGCCGCTGTTGCCCTGCCATTTGCCAATGGCCACAATGACAGACACCAGTAACAGCACCAGAGCAACCCAGCGAAGCCCGGAGTGGGCATGAACTAATCCAGGATACATACGATTTTCAGCTAAAGAAAACGATTTATTTTGCCCGTAAAGAAACAACCAAATCTGCCAACTTCCGCCGACACCTGGTTGTTTGAACCGTATGATTCTTTATAACACGACCTATAGCGTTGCTAACGAAGTAGCGCGCGAATGGCTACACTGGATGCGAACCGACCATATACCGGCGCTGCTGGCAACGGGTCTGCCCATCGGTCACAAGCTGCTGCGGCTCCTTACCGAACTCGATAATGGCGGTACAACCTTCTCGGTGCAACTGGATTTTACGGCAATGGAAGACTATTTCAC is from Spirosoma taeanense and encodes:
- a CDS encoding 4Fe-4S binding protein, which gives rise to MKQLQRLGLVLFISGFTCWIVILTLGQFRLTTAILDQVVKPEHRAVVQTRTAFMTNRLYTSNVAFIRDFNGAISGYNEEMRAKQVWDKVIYENYTFDVTKGASLGVLTSPQSRLWFWLSIGLATLGGLVYALSGLKRLPGIRNNYLYRHPATDRGWIGISVGVFLIGFYIALYFYPEYLTNWVLLVDPVSRALNAGPASRWFLYGFLYTMVILVMGVRMLVNYRHSPYQQLRTVSVMFFQISFAFLIPEIMQRLNQPYQDLKNIWPLDYTFFFDYKINEKLQAGSLGIFLLVWGIALALIAVPVMTYFFGKRWYCSWVCGCGGLAETLGDPYRHLSDKRLKAWQIERVVVHSVLVFAVVMTALVLYTYFTGQSTVLGFLDSYSVRSTYGFYIGSIFAGVVGTGFYPLMGNRVWCRFGCPLAAYLGLVQRFKSRFRITTNGGQCISCGNCSAYCEMGIDVRAYAQRGQDIVRSSCVGCGICSAVCPRGVLNLEVGPVASRRI
- a CDS encoding type 1 glutamine amidotransferase domain-containing protein codes for the protein MDPIYKALIVCTNHTDYPTKPQKTGLWLSEATHFYDELADRNLPYDIASPNGGPVPIDQKSLERRDTVNEKWYNNPTFRHKLEHSLRLDDVNPTDYQIIYFTGGHGTMWDFPENPKLQEITRRIYENGGMVAAVCHGVSGLLNVKLSDGSLLIGNRQITGFSNMEEKLVRLDEEVPFLLEDALRQKNALYSKSLIPFLPYIEVDERLITGQNPLSARKVGRKVMEEMYEK
- the rfbC gene encoding dTDP-4-dehydrorhamnose 3,5-epimerase — encoded protein: MQVQQKSISGLIELIPRVFQDERGYFFESYNKPLFASLGLPMEFVQDNQSFSVKGVLRGLHMQNEPFAQGKLVRVITGQVLDVAVDLREDSPTFGQYETFLLDAKIGNMAYIPEGFGHGFVALEDSIFSYKCTNVYNKAAETGIIWNDPDLDIDWGIKNPIVSEKDMELKPLREVFPHAVV
- the pyrF gene encoding orotidine-5'-phosphate decarboxylase, with translation MTYNELSNQIFQKQSYLCVGLDTDPRKLPHHLLSEPDPVFAFNRAIIDATANLAVAYKPNIAFYEAQGPRGWESLQKTLDYIPADCFTIADAKRGDIGNTSGLYARAFFDPTAAGLNFDSITVAPYMGHDSVMPFLDYAGKWVILLALTSNPGSADFQRLATGDKEELFEAVIKRAHTWAGPDRLMFVVGATQADELSRIRALAPDSFLLVPGVGAQGGSLADVSRRGLTAAGGLLVNASRSILYASNGTDFADRAHDEAKALQAEMAEYLAVGNRQ
- a CDS encoding cytochrome B, yielding MYPGLVHAHSGLRWVALVLLLVSVIVAIGKWQGNSGYTDGNRKLYLFTLIAVHTQLVLGLILYFISPKVNFSMMSEKLYRFYSVEHITGMLIAIVLITIGYSRSKRATDAVTKQRLVGIFYGLGLLLILASIPWPFRIPGAGWF
- a CDS encoding DUF4286 family protein, yielding MILYNTTYSVANEVAREWLHWMRTDHIPALLATGLPIGHKLLRLLTELDNGGTTFSVQLDFTAMEDYFTYQNLHADAMQQRIQNRFANQFVSFDTLLEDA